The Juglans microcarpa x Juglans regia isolate MS1-56 chromosome 8S, Jm3101_v1.0, whole genome shotgun sequence genome has a window encoding:
- the LOC121244369 gene encoding potassium channel SKOR-like isoform X3, with product MSSSTGGITGRGSGGGGGDINDQSEDEGYEIDQKRLRDSSKRYSWKGNLASLKRELSLSTAFSGPLGRDQRSSNGSRWDRFVIRPDNCYLKSRFLVDLLGCFPWDAIFKASGRKEVVRYLLWIRLSRALRVTEFFEKLEKNIRINYLGTRIVKLFVVELYCTHTAACIFYYLATTVPPAEEGYTWIGSLKLGDYSYSHFREIDLWKRYVTSLYFAIVTMATVGYGEIHAVNVREMIFIMFYVSFDMILGAYLLGNMAALIVKGSKTEKFRDKMADLIKYMNKNNLDRNISKEIKGHLRLQYDRSTTEVGLLQDVPSSIRTKISQNLYEPYVKEASLFKGCSSGFIKQIASRVHEEFFLPGEVIVEQGNVMDQLYVICHGEVEEAGKVEDDETEESHKRLQAYSSVGEVSFLCNNRQPCTVRARELCKVLRLDKQSFIEILEIGFPDGRTILSNLLEGKDSNLQRKILDSDVTLYIEQRESELAMRVNCAAYDGDSYRLKRLISAGADPNKTDYDGRSPLHIAASKGYEDIARFLIEQKVLINILDKFGNSPLLEAIKNGQDQVASLLVKAGAELTIDDAGGFLCTTIARRDFDLLKRVLANGINPNSKNYDRRTALHMAASEGLYSVAELLIEAGASVLSKDRWGSTPFDDACINGDKNLIKLLEVARTSQLSELSDGAQASRVTDEQRQKKCTVFPFHPWDPKEERREGVVLWVPQSIHDLIKEARELLKCSSGSCILSENGGKILDISMVTDDQKLYLVGEAQNG from the exons atgagtAGTAGTACCGGCGGAATAACAGGAAGAGGATcaggtggaggaggaggtgatATTAATGATCAGTCCGAAGACGAAGGATATGAGATTGATCAGAAGCGCCTGAGAGACTCGAGCAAGAGGTACTCTTGGAAGGGGAACTTGGCGTCTTTGAAAAGAGAGCTGAGCCTCAGTACAGCTTTCAGTGGGCCACTTGGAAGAGATCAACGGAGTAGTAACGGCAGCAGATGGGATCGGTTTGTCATTCGTCCCGATAACTG CTACTTGAAGTCTCGGTTCTTGGTTGATTTACTGGGTTGTTTTCCTTGGGATGCTATCTTCAAG GCTTCTGGTAGGAAAGAGGTAGTCAGGTACCTCTTGTGGATTAGGCTCAGTCGAGCACTCAGAGTGACAGAGTTTTTTGAGAAGTTGGAGAAAAATATCAGGATAAATTACCTCGGTACAAGAATTGTGAAACTTTTTGTTGTTGAACTCTATTGCACTCATACAGCTGCCTGCATCTTTTACTATCTTGCTACCACTGTTCCTCCCGCGGAGGAAGGTTACACGTGGATTGGAAGTTTGAAATTGGGTGACTACAGCTATTCACACTTCAGAGAAATTGATCTTTGGAAGCGATATGTGACATCTCTTTATTTCGCTATTGTTACCATGGCAACTGTTG GTTATGGAGAGATACATGCGGTCAATGTCAGAGAAATGATATTCATTATGTTTTATGTATCGTTTGACATGATTCTTGGTGCTTATCTGCTTGGTAACATGGCAGCACTGATAGTAAAAGGATCAAAGACAGAAAAGTTCAGGGATAAAATGGCAGACCTTATCAAATATATGAATAAGAACAATCTTGATAGGAACATAAGCAAGGAGATCAAAGGTCATCTGCGATTACAATATGACCGCAGCACCACAGAAGTTGGTTTACTTCAGGATGTTCCATCCTCTATCCGGACTAAG ATTTCACAGAACTTATATGAGCCGTATGTTAAAGAAGCTTCTCTTTTCAAGGGGTGCTCTTCGGGATTCATAAAGCAGATT GCAAGCAGAGTCCATGAGGAGTTTTTCCTGCCTGGAGAAGTTATTGTAGAACAGGGAAACGTAATGGATCAACTTTATGTCATATGTCATGGTGAAGTG GAGGAGGCGGGAAAAGTGGAAGATGATGAAACAGAAGAATCTCATAAGCGTTTGCAAGCCTACAGCTCAGTTGGAgaggtttcttttctttgtaaCAATCGTCAGCCCTGTACAGTTCGAGCTCGTGAACTATGTAAGGTCTTGCGACTTGATAAACAATCTTTTATAGAGATCTTGGAGATAGGTTTTCCTGATGGACGGACTATCTTGAGCAATCTCCTTGAG GGAAAGGACTCCAATCTTCAGAGAAAGATTTTGGACTCGGATGTGACTTTGTATATTGAACAGCGTGAATCAGAGCTGGCTATGAGGGTTAATTGTGCTGCCTATGATGGAGATTCTTATCGACTAAAACGTTTGATCAGTGCAGGAGCCGATCCCAATAAGACAGATTATGATGGAAGATCACCTTTG CATATTGCTGCATCCAAAGGATATGAAGATATTGCTCGCTTCCTTATCGAGCAAAAAGTGCTCATCAACATTTTAG ATAAGTTCGGGAACTCTCCCTTGCTTGAAGCCATCAAGAATGGGCAAGATCAAGTAGCTTCTTTACTTGTTAAGGCTGGGGCAGAACTTACCATTGATGATGCCGGTGGTTTTCTCTGTACGACCATTGCAAGGAGGGATTTTGACCTTCTTAAAAGGGTTTTGGCCAATGGCATTAATCCAAATTCCAAAAACTATGATCGCCGAACAGCACTTCACATGGCTGCCTCAGAAGGGTTATATTCAGTGGCAGAGTTACTTATAGAAGCAGGAGCAAGTGTTTTATCAAAGGACAG ATGGGGTAGTACCCCATTTGATGATGCCTGCATAAATGGAGATAAGAATTTGATCAAGCTGCTTGAAGTTGCAAGAACTTCTCAGTTGTCTGAGTTATCTGATGGTGCCCAAGCAAGTCGAG TAACAGATGAACAACGACAGAAGAAATGCACAGTGTTTCCCTTTCACCCATGGGATCCCAAAgaggagagaagagagggagtgGTGTTGTGGGTTCCACAAAGCATTCATGATCTCATCAAAGAAGCAAGGGAGCTGTTGAAATGTTCAAGTGGCTCTTGTATTTTGTCAGAAAATGGAGGCAAAATTCTGGACATAAGCATGGTTACTGATGATCAGAAGCTATATTTGGTTGGTGAAGCACAAAATGGGTAA
- the LOC121244369 gene encoding potassium channel SKOR-like isoform X1, whose amino-acid sequence MSSSTGGITGRGSGGGGGDINDQSEDEGYEIDQKRLRDSSKRYSWKGNLASLKRELSLSTAFSGPLGRDQRSSNGSRWDRFVIRPDNWWYVLWTYFILLWAVYSSFFTPLEFGFFRGLPEDLFLLDIAGQFAFLIDIVVRFFVAYRDTHSYCMIYDRNLIALRYLKSRFLVDLLGCFPWDAIFKASGRKEVVRYLLWIRLSRALRVTEFFEKLEKNIRINYLGTRIVKLFVVELYCTHTAACIFYYLATTVPPAEEGYTWIGSLKLGDYSYSHFREIDLWKRYVTSLYFAIVTMATVGYGEIHAVNVREMIFIMFYVSFDMILGAYLLGNMAALIVKGSKTEKFRDKMADLIKYMNKNNLDRNISKEIKGHLRLQYDRSTTEVGLLQDVPSSIRTKISQNLYEPYVKEASLFKGCSSGFIKQIASRVHEEFFLPGEVIVEQGNVMDQLYVICHGEVEEAGKVEDDETEESHKRLQAYSSVGEVSFLCNNRQPCTVRARELCKVLRLDKQSFIEILEIGFPDGRTILSNLLEGKDSNLQRKILDSDVTLYIEQRESELAMRVNCAAYDGDSYRLKRLISAGADPNKTDYDGRSPLHIAASKGYEDIARFLIEQKVLINILDKFGNSPLLEAIKNGQDQVASLLVKAGAELTIDDAGGFLCTTIARRDFDLLKRVLANGINPNSKNYDRRTALHMAASEGLYSVAELLIEAGASVLSKDRWGSTPFDDACINGDKNLIKLLEVARTSQLSELSDGAQASRVTDEQRQKKCTVFPFHPWDPKEERREGVVLWVPQSIHDLIKEARELLKCSSGSCILSENGGKILDISMVTDDQKLYLVGEAQNG is encoded by the exons atgagtAGTAGTACCGGCGGAATAACAGGAAGAGGATcaggtggaggaggaggtgatATTAATGATCAGTCCGAAGACGAAGGATATGAGATTGATCAGAAGCGCCTGAGAGACTCGAGCAAGAGGTACTCTTGGAAGGGGAACTTGGCGTCTTTGAAAAGAGAGCTGAGCCTCAGTACAGCTTTCAGTGGGCCACTTGGAAGAGATCAACGGAGTAGTAACGGCAGCAGATGGGATCGGTTTGTCATTCGTCCCGATAACTG GTGGTATGTGTTGTGGACGTATTTCATCCTGCTATGGGCGGTGTACTCGTCGTTCTTCACGCCCCTGGAGTTCGGTTTCTTCAGAGGACTCCCCGAAGACCTCTTCCTCCTCGATATCGCCGGCCAGTTCGCCTTCCTTATCGACATTGTCGTCCGCTTCTTCGTCGCCTATCGCGACACCCACTCATACTGCATGATCTACGACCGCAATCTCATCGCGCTTCG CTACTTGAAGTCTCGGTTCTTGGTTGATTTACTGGGTTGTTTTCCTTGGGATGCTATCTTCAAG GCTTCTGGTAGGAAAGAGGTAGTCAGGTACCTCTTGTGGATTAGGCTCAGTCGAGCACTCAGAGTGACAGAGTTTTTTGAGAAGTTGGAGAAAAATATCAGGATAAATTACCTCGGTACAAGAATTGTGAAACTTTTTGTTGTTGAACTCTATTGCACTCATACAGCTGCCTGCATCTTTTACTATCTTGCTACCACTGTTCCTCCCGCGGAGGAAGGTTACACGTGGATTGGAAGTTTGAAATTGGGTGACTACAGCTATTCACACTTCAGAGAAATTGATCTTTGGAAGCGATATGTGACATCTCTTTATTTCGCTATTGTTACCATGGCAACTGTTG GTTATGGAGAGATACATGCGGTCAATGTCAGAGAAATGATATTCATTATGTTTTATGTATCGTTTGACATGATTCTTGGTGCTTATCTGCTTGGTAACATGGCAGCACTGATAGTAAAAGGATCAAAGACAGAAAAGTTCAGGGATAAAATGGCAGACCTTATCAAATATATGAATAAGAACAATCTTGATAGGAACATAAGCAAGGAGATCAAAGGTCATCTGCGATTACAATATGACCGCAGCACCACAGAAGTTGGTTTACTTCAGGATGTTCCATCCTCTATCCGGACTAAG ATTTCACAGAACTTATATGAGCCGTATGTTAAAGAAGCTTCTCTTTTCAAGGGGTGCTCTTCGGGATTCATAAAGCAGATT GCAAGCAGAGTCCATGAGGAGTTTTTCCTGCCTGGAGAAGTTATTGTAGAACAGGGAAACGTAATGGATCAACTTTATGTCATATGTCATGGTGAAGTG GAGGAGGCGGGAAAAGTGGAAGATGATGAAACAGAAGAATCTCATAAGCGTTTGCAAGCCTACAGCTCAGTTGGAgaggtttcttttctttgtaaCAATCGTCAGCCCTGTACAGTTCGAGCTCGTGAACTATGTAAGGTCTTGCGACTTGATAAACAATCTTTTATAGAGATCTTGGAGATAGGTTTTCCTGATGGACGGACTATCTTGAGCAATCTCCTTGAG GGAAAGGACTCCAATCTTCAGAGAAAGATTTTGGACTCGGATGTGACTTTGTATATTGAACAGCGTGAATCAGAGCTGGCTATGAGGGTTAATTGTGCTGCCTATGATGGAGATTCTTATCGACTAAAACGTTTGATCAGTGCAGGAGCCGATCCCAATAAGACAGATTATGATGGAAGATCACCTTTG CATATTGCTGCATCCAAAGGATATGAAGATATTGCTCGCTTCCTTATCGAGCAAAAAGTGCTCATCAACATTTTAG ATAAGTTCGGGAACTCTCCCTTGCTTGAAGCCATCAAGAATGGGCAAGATCAAGTAGCTTCTTTACTTGTTAAGGCTGGGGCAGAACTTACCATTGATGATGCCGGTGGTTTTCTCTGTACGACCATTGCAAGGAGGGATTTTGACCTTCTTAAAAGGGTTTTGGCCAATGGCATTAATCCAAATTCCAAAAACTATGATCGCCGAACAGCACTTCACATGGCTGCCTCAGAAGGGTTATATTCAGTGGCAGAGTTACTTATAGAAGCAGGAGCAAGTGTTTTATCAAAGGACAG ATGGGGTAGTACCCCATTTGATGATGCCTGCATAAATGGAGATAAGAATTTGATCAAGCTGCTTGAAGTTGCAAGAACTTCTCAGTTGTCTGAGTTATCTGATGGTGCCCAAGCAAGTCGAG TAACAGATGAACAACGACAGAAGAAATGCACAGTGTTTCCCTTTCACCCATGGGATCCCAAAgaggagagaagagagggagtgGTGTTGTGGGTTCCACAAAGCATTCATGATCTCATCAAAGAAGCAAGGGAGCTGTTGAAATGTTCAAGTGGCTCTTGTATTTTGTCAGAAAATGGAGGCAAAATTCTGGACATAAGCATGGTTACTGATGATCAGAAGCTATATTTGGTTGGTGAAGCACAAAATGGGTAA
- the LOC121244370 gene encoding uncharacterized protein LOC121244370 — protein sequence MALQWMILTYIVAAEAAIAVLLTLPSPKFVKDRLVSLISLILQPALFIVPFAGFQLLDIYWKNEHRLMCTSEICTAAERDRYEKSIYKAQRNGVLCAASILLYWSMYRICKYHKEIQSLEEVEKRYKEQ from the exons ATGGCGTTGCAGTGGATGATATTGACGTACATTGTGGCAGCAGAGGCCGCCATAGCCGTTTTATTGACCTTGCCTTCACCCAAGTTCGTCAAGGATCGTCTGGTCTCTTTGATTTCTCTTATTCTGCAACCTGCCCTCTTCATCGTCCCCTTCGCAGGATTCCAGCTCTTGG ATATATATTGGAAGAACGAACATCGCTTGATGTGCACGTCCGAGATCTGCACTGCTGCTGAGAGAGATCGCTATGAGAAATCC ATTTACAAAGCTCAAAGGAATGGCGTTCTGTGTGCTGCATCAATACTTCTCTATTG GTCTATGTACCGCATTTGCAAGTATCACAAGGAGATCCAGAGCTTGGAGGAAGTGGAGAAGAGATACAAGGAACAGTAG
- the LOC121244369 gene encoding potassium channel SKOR-like isoform X2: MSSSTGGITGRGSGGGGGDINDQSEDEGYEIDQKRLRDSSKRYSWKGNLASLKRELSLSTAFSGPLGRDQRSSNGSRWDRFVIRPDNWWYVLWTYFILLWAVYSSFFTPLEFGFFRGLPEDLFLLDIAGQFAFLIDIVVRFFVAYRDTHSYCMIYDRNLIALRYLKSRFLVDLLGCFPWDAIFKASGRKEVVRYLLWIRLSRALRVTEFFEKLEKNIRINYLGTRIVKLFVVELYCTHTAACIFYYLATTVPPAEEGYTWIGSLKLGDYSYSHFREIDLWKRYVTSLYFAIVTMATVGYGEIHAVNVREMIFIMFYVSFDMILGAYLLGNMAALIVKGSKTEKFRDKMADLIKYMNKNNLDRNISKEIKGHLRLQYDRSTTEVGLLQDVPSSIRTKISQNLYEPYVKEASLFKGCSSGFIKQIASRVHEEFFLPGEVIVEQGNVMDQLYVICHGEVEEAGKVEDDETEESHKRLQAYSSVGEVSFLCNNRQPCTVRARELCKVLRLDKQSFIEILEIGFPDGRTILSNLLEGKDSNLQRKILDSDVTLYIEQRESELAMRVNCAAYDGDSYRLKRLISAGADPNKTDYDGRSPLHIAASKGYEDIARFLIEQKVLINILDKFGNSPLLEAIKNGQDQVASLLVKAGAELTIDDAGGFLCTTIARRDFDLLKRVLANGINPNSKNYDRRTALHMAASEGLYSVAELLIEAGASVLSKDRWGSTPFDDACINGDKNLIKLLEVARTSQLSELSDGAQASRDEQRQKKCTVFPFHPWDPKEERREGVVLWVPQSIHDLIKEARELLKCSSGSCILSENGGKILDISMVTDDQKLYLVGEAQNG; encoded by the exons atgagtAGTAGTACCGGCGGAATAACAGGAAGAGGATcaggtggaggaggaggtgatATTAATGATCAGTCCGAAGACGAAGGATATGAGATTGATCAGAAGCGCCTGAGAGACTCGAGCAAGAGGTACTCTTGGAAGGGGAACTTGGCGTCTTTGAAAAGAGAGCTGAGCCTCAGTACAGCTTTCAGTGGGCCACTTGGAAGAGATCAACGGAGTAGTAACGGCAGCAGATGGGATCGGTTTGTCATTCGTCCCGATAACTG GTGGTATGTGTTGTGGACGTATTTCATCCTGCTATGGGCGGTGTACTCGTCGTTCTTCACGCCCCTGGAGTTCGGTTTCTTCAGAGGACTCCCCGAAGACCTCTTCCTCCTCGATATCGCCGGCCAGTTCGCCTTCCTTATCGACATTGTCGTCCGCTTCTTCGTCGCCTATCGCGACACCCACTCATACTGCATGATCTACGACCGCAATCTCATCGCGCTTCG CTACTTGAAGTCTCGGTTCTTGGTTGATTTACTGGGTTGTTTTCCTTGGGATGCTATCTTCAAG GCTTCTGGTAGGAAAGAGGTAGTCAGGTACCTCTTGTGGATTAGGCTCAGTCGAGCACTCAGAGTGACAGAGTTTTTTGAGAAGTTGGAGAAAAATATCAGGATAAATTACCTCGGTACAAGAATTGTGAAACTTTTTGTTGTTGAACTCTATTGCACTCATACAGCTGCCTGCATCTTTTACTATCTTGCTACCACTGTTCCTCCCGCGGAGGAAGGTTACACGTGGATTGGAAGTTTGAAATTGGGTGACTACAGCTATTCACACTTCAGAGAAATTGATCTTTGGAAGCGATATGTGACATCTCTTTATTTCGCTATTGTTACCATGGCAACTGTTG GTTATGGAGAGATACATGCGGTCAATGTCAGAGAAATGATATTCATTATGTTTTATGTATCGTTTGACATGATTCTTGGTGCTTATCTGCTTGGTAACATGGCAGCACTGATAGTAAAAGGATCAAAGACAGAAAAGTTCAGGGATAAAATGGCAGACCTTATCAAATATATGAATAAGAACAATCTTGATAGGAACATAAGCAAGGAGATCAAAGGTCATCTGCGATTACAATATGACCGCAGCACCACAGAAGTTGGTTTACTTCAGGATGTTCCATCCTCTATCCGGACTAAG ATTTCACAGAACTTATATGAGCCGTATGTTAAAGAAGCTTCTCTTTTCAAGGGGTGCTCTTCGGGATTCATAAAGCAGATT GCAAGCAGAGTCCATGAGGAGTTTTTCCTGCCTGGAGAAGTTATTGTAGAACAGGGAAACGTAATGGATCAACTTTATGTCATATGTCATGGTGAAGTG GAGGAGGCGGGAAAAGTGGAAGATGATGAAACAGAAGAATCTCATAAGCGTTTGCAAGCCTACAGCTCAGTTGGAgaggtttcttttctttgtaaCAATCGTCAGCCCTGTACAGTTCGAGCTCGTGAACTATGTAAGGTCTTGCGACTTGATAAACAATCTTTTATAGAGATCTTGGAGATAGGTTTTCCTGATGGACGGACTATCTTGAGCAATCTCCTTGAG GGAAAGGACTCCAATCTTCAGAGAAAGATTTTGGACTCGGATGTGACTTTGTATATTGAACAGCGTGAATCAGAGCTGGCTATGAGGGTTAATTGTGCTGCCTATGATGGAGATTCTTATCGACTAAAACGTTTGATCAGTGCAGGAGCCGATCCCAATAAGACAGATTATGATGGAAGATCACCTTTG CATATTGCTGCATCCAAAGGATATGAAGATATTGCTCGCTTCCTTATCGAGCAAAAAGTGCTCATCAACATTTTAG ATAAGTTCGGGAACTCTCCCTTGCTTGAAGCCATCAAGAATGGGCAAGATCAAGTAGCTTCTTTACTTGTTAAGGCTGGGGCAGAACTTACCATTGATGATGCCGGTGGTTTTCTCTGTACGACCATTGCAAGGAGGGATTTTGACCTTCTTAAAAGGGTTTTGGCCAATGGCATTAATCCAAATTCCAAAAACTATGATCGCCGAACAGCACTTCACATGGCTGCCTCAGAAGGGTTATATTCAGTGGCAGAGTTACTTATAGAAGCAGGAGCAAGTGTTTTATCAAAGGACAG ATGGGGTAGTACCCCATTTGATGATGCCTGCATAAATGGAGATAAGAATTTGATCAAGCTGCTTGAAGTTGCAAGAACTTCTCAGTTGTCTGAGTTATCTGATGGTGCCCAAGCAAGTCGAG ATGAACAACGACAGAAGAAATGCACAGTGTTTCCCTTTCACCCATGGGATCCCAAAgaggagagaagagagggagtgGTGTTGTGGGTTCCACAAAGCATTCATGATCTCATCAAAGAAGCAAGGGAGCTGTTGAAATGTTCAAGTGGCTCTTGTATTTTGTCAGAAAATGGAGGCAAAATTCTGGACATAAGCATGGTTACTGATGATCAGAAGCTATATTTGGTTGGTGAAGCACAAAATGGGTAA
- the LOC121244369 gene encoding potassium channel SKOR-like isoform X4: MSSSTGGITGRGSGGGGGDINDQSEDEGYEIDQKRLRDSSKRYSWKGNLASLKRELSLSTAFSGPLGRDQRSSNGSRWDRFVIRPDNWWYVLWTYFILLWAVYSSFFTPLEFGFFRGLPEDLFLLDIAGQFAFLIDIVVRFFVAYRDTHSYCMIYDRNLIALRYLKSRFLVDLLGCFPWDAIFKASGRKEVVRYLLWIRLSRALRVTEFFEKLEKNIRINYLGTRIVKLFVVELYCTHTAACIFYYLATTVPPAEEGYTWIGSLKLGDYSYSHFREIDLWKRYVTSLYFAIVTMATVGYGEIHAVNVREMIFIMFYVSFDMILGAYLLGNMAALIVKGSKTEKFRDKMADLIKYMNKNNLDRNISKEIKGHLRLQYDRSTTEVGLLQDVPSSIRTKISQNLYEPYVKEASLFKGCSSGFIKQIASRVHEEFFLPGEVIVEQGNVMDQLYVICHGEVEEAGKVEDDETEESHKRLQAYSSVGEVSFLCNNRQPCTVRARELCKVLRLDKQSFIEILEIGFPDGRTILSNLLEGKDSNLQRKILDSDVTLYIEQRESELAMRVNCAAYDGDSYRLKRLISAGADPNKTDYDGRSPLHIAASKGYEDIARFLIEQKISSGTLPCLKPSRMGKIK; the protein is encoded by the exons atgagtAGTAGTACCGGCGGAATAACAGGAAGAGGATcaggtggaggaggaggtgatATTAATGATCAGTCCGAAGACGAAGGATATGAGATTGATCAGAAGCGCCTGAGAGACTCGAGCAAGAGGTACTCTTGGAAGGGGAACTTGGCGTCTTTGAAAAGAGAGCTGAGCCTCAGTACAGCTTTCAGTGGGCCACTTGGAAGAGATCAACGGAGTAGTAACGGCAGCAGATGGGATCGGTTTGTCATTCGTCCCGATAACTG GTGGTATGTGTTGTGGACGTATTTCATCCTGCTATGGGCGGTGTACTCGTCGTTCTTCACGCCCCTGGAGTTCGGTTTCTTCAGAGGACTCCCCGAAGACCTCTTCCTCCTCGATATCGCCGGCCAGTTCGCCTTCCTTATCGACATTGTCGTCCGCTTCTTCGTCGCCTATCGCGACACCCACTCATACTGCATGATCTACGACCGCAATCTCATCGCGCTTCG CTACTTGAAGTCTCGGTTCTTGGTTGATTTACTGGGTTGTTTTCCTTGGGATGCTATCTTCAAG GCTTCTGGTAGGAAAGAGGTAGTCAGGTACCTCTTGTGGATTAGGCTCAGTCGAGCACTCAGAGTGACAGAGTTTTTTGAGAAGTTGGAGAAAAATATCAGGATAAATTACCTCGGTACAAGAATTGTGAAACTTTTTGTTGTTGAACTCTATTGCACTCATACAGCTGCCTGCATCTTTTACTATCTTGCTACCACTGTTCCTCCCGCGGAGGAAGGTTACACGTGGATTGGAAGTTTGAAATTGGGTGACTACAGCTATTCACACTTCAGAGAAATTGATCTTTGGAAGCGATATGTGACATCTCTTTATTTCGCTATTGTTACCATGGCAACTGTTG GTTATGGAGAGATACATGCGGTCAATGTCAGAGAAATGATATTCATTATGTTTTATGTATCGTTTGACATGATTCTTGGTGCTTATCTGCTTGGTAACATGGCAGCACTGATAGTAAAAGGATCAAAGACAGAAAAGTTCAGGGATAAAATGGCAGACCTTATCAAATATATGAATAAGAACAATCTTGATAGGAACATAAGCAAGGAGATCAAAGGTCATCTGCGATTACAATATGACCGCAGCACCACAGAAGTTGGTTTACTTCAGGATGTTCCATCCTCTATCCGGACTAAG ATTTCACAGAACTTATATGAGCCGTATGTTAAAGAAGCTTCTCTTTTCAAGGGGTGCTCTTCGGGATTCATAAAGCAGATT GCAAGCAGAGTCCATGAGGAGTTTTTCCTGCCTGGAGAAGTTATTGTAGAACAGGGAAACGTAATGGATCAACTTTATGTCATATGTCATGGTGAAGTG GAGGAGGCGGGAAAAGTGGAAGATGATGAAACAGAAGAATCTCATAAGCGTTTGCAAGCCTACAGCTCAGTTGGAgaggtttcttttctttgtaaCAATCGTCAGCCCTGTACAGTTCGAGCTCGTGAACTATGTAAGGTCTTGCGACTTGATAAACAATCTTTTATAGAGATCTTGGAGATAGGTTTTCCTGATGGACGGACTATCTTGAGCAATCTCCTTGAG GGAAAGGACTCCAATCTTCAGAGAAAGATTTTGGACTCGGATGTGACTTTGTATATTGAACAGCGTGAATCAGAGCTGGCTATGAGGGTTAATTGTGCTGCCTATGATGGAGATTCTTATCGACTAAAACGTTTGATCAGTGCAGGAGCCGATCCCAATAAGACAGATTATGATGGAAGATCACCTTTG CATATTGCTGCATCCAAAGGATATGAAGATATTGCTCGCTTCCTTATCGAGCAAAAA ATAAGTTCGGGAACTCTCCCTTGCTTGAAGCCATCAAGAATGGGCAAGATCAAGTAG